caatccTGTCTTGAGGACAAATAGCCACCTTTCCGTGGCTTAATACAAAACGTGTTCGTGTATAAGGCACAGTGTTCGGTGCAATAGCCACCTTTCCGTGGCTTAATACAAAACGTGTTCGTGTTTAAGGCACAGTGTTCGGTGCAATAGCCACCTTTCCGTGGCTTAATACAAAACGTGTTCGTGTTTAAGGCACTGTGTTCGGTGCAATAGCCACCTTTCCGTGACTTAATACAAAACGTGTTCGTGTTTAAGGCACAGTGTTCGGTGCAATAGCCACCTTTCCGTGGCTTAATACAAAACGTGTTCGTGTATAAGGCACAGTGTTCGGTGCAATAGCCACCTTTCCGTGGCTTAATACAAAACGTGTTCGTGTTTAAGGCACAGTGTTCGGTGCAATAGCCACCTTTCCGTGGCTTAATACAAAACGTGTTCGTGTTTAAGGCACAGTGTTCGGTGCAAAAGACAGTGTTGTAATGGTGTACAATAAGTAGATACCATATAAGAAATAACAATTCAAAAATCTGgtactactgtatatgtacTTATAAGGCACTTTTTTGTACTAGTTTTTAACACGGTATCTTTACTGATACATCCAACATcctcatttatatttttttttacgttCTCACAACTAAATCTATTGGCTTCcattttaataaagtttgtCCATTCATGttaagcttagttcccactataGGACGCaacaaggacgtagacgcaaagcaaacgtgttgaccaatgacaagcaattGATAATCAAATCACTTaagttgcgtctctagtgggaaccaagctttactgatATCCTACGTTTATACAGCTTCGTACGTCATCTAATATTACCGCGCGGAGGGCTCTAAAAGTACCTCCACATATCTATATTACGTCATTCCATGTTACCGGGAAGAGGTTCTAAAGTATGTTCACACATCTAACATTATTACGTCATTCCATGTTACAAAGACAAAGAGGCTCTAAAGTTATGTTCACACTTTGTTGTTTGAACCGGATTTATACCACTCACATTTCATGAATGCACCGGGTAAGTGTGGACATAGTTTAAAGGCAAACTAGATACATTTGAGGTAGTTTGTTTATCGTccatttgtatataaaatagtCTATACTGTTTGATCATGGCAagctataaagctctgtctacactatcaaactttatgtgacaaaaatgtgatgtgcccatatatatggacatgatagcATACTATTTccccatatttgggcatatcactaccatatttttggcacatcacattttgttgtcaaaataaTTTGATCATGGCAAGCTGTGACATTGTTCATTATTATTGCTGCTTTATAGTTTGATTCGATTCTTTTGTTTCGATTTTCTTTTGACTTCTGCTGTCATTATTGTTAGCCTTCCTTCGACCAGAAGGATGACCCATAAACCCCCAGTCGAATGTTCCGCTCAGTTGCGTTGGAGACGGGTACGCAATACTCCCGCGTTCAAATGTCCTGTTGAGAGGCGTCGCTGGCGGGTACGCTATACTTCCTCGATCCTCACCACTAAAAAACGACCAAATATCACTCACAGATCTTTCAGTAAACGCCTAAGAAAAGATGAAAGGAAGAGATAGATATGAGTAAATTATTAAGCAAATTTAACTTTTGCTGATACTAATCAAATAGATATTCCCTATGTAATAATCAAATAAGATATCAGCTATCGTATTTTAAGCACAAGCTTACCGTAGAACAAGGATAACTGGTAACCGAACTGTTATCTTCTGCTGGGCTGGGAGGCGAAGGTACCACCGGATCGGGAGGCTGATTACCAGTATCTAATGACACATCGTTCCACATAAATTTCTTATTTAATCCCCTATGACAAAAAATAGCATAcccattatttttttaaaagttcaGTTAGGGGCTAacggcccatttacactaggacgataacgatcgacgataaataaacatttaacaaaaataaacaaaagaagTTAGACAGGTTTTTGTTCTATATAACTATAGGATAACTCCCTTGTTGCACCTGaatgaatttatttgatttgaaaaaaataaaaataaaaaaataatttaaattgaataaaaacaatacttactTCTCTTCTACGCTATCGCATGATACACCTAAATGAAAGAGGAAACAAACTCATTAAACTCCTCACATTTAAATAGATGCATTAATTGACTATTGTTTATAGTACTTCATTATTATGTACACTCTCACGCAGTGTCACATAATGGGAAATTGAAACCTACCATCAGTAACGCTAGAACCTTtacttcttcttttctttcttgaaatgtaaaaaagaaaaaccacCAAAGCGACCACAATGAAGAAAGCGAGCACTAACAGCACAGCAATAAGAGCTGTATTTGTACTATCATCTGAAATcgaaaaaacaaacattgttgAGAAAATAAAGTGGACaataaaatggaaaattataagTATGTACCACCTCACCATAAATGATTCAATCTCAAGAgaaatgatatttatttataaacaataaataaataaatcactgCAACGCCCCGAGGACGTAATAAGCGCGACGGAaaatatttgaccaatcacaacatctgtggattgtgattggtcaacccaacttgcgttgcgcgtacgctGCGTTGCGCGTACACCCATTGCGTTGCGTAAAAGTGAGAACCAAACTTAACTTCACGTACCGTTCACTACTAATTCAACATTAGATGTACTTGATTTTGGGACTAATTCCCTAATTGTCACATTACACGTGTAAATTCCAGCATCCTCTAAATTTACATCTTTTATCTGTAAATTATTACTAGCCCCGTGACGTTTAAAACGATCCTTATATGGCTCAAAAACTGACGAATACGCATAGTTTATTTCAAGAATTAGATCGCTTCCTTTCGAATTTACTTTTGACCAATAGATAAAGACATCTTGTGGCGTTGTCGTTGATTCATATGAGCACTCCAGGGAGACCGTTTCTCGAACGGTCGCTGTCGTAAAAGTCGGAGTCGTTACGGAGATCGACTGGGGAGCAACTGtcgaagagaaaaaaacataataattattaacatacaatataaacactTCAGGTAAAATCATCAACTATCCTAAATAGATTTCCCAAGATAGTGAATGAATTAGTTGACACGGTCTATAAAGAACCCACAGCAAAGATTCCGGGTAGTGCCTAAAAGTCAAGAACCTTGCGTCAACGTTTAACCTTTAGTTGGCGTAATAACAAATAGGCCACGAACCTCCGGGAAAAGTGTCATCAAAGTATCACGACGACGGTACCgttaatgatttattatttataaaattaccTACAATATTTACTTTGTTGCAGCgtatgtatttttatgtattacGTCAAATGTTTTCTTATGACGAGCATTGATATTAGTAAACTCTTAAAAGCGCGAATCACATGACACCCACACATTATTGGTAATCGCTTTTgcatcaaaacatttttttgtaaatgttttatgAATGTATGATTAGGCTATAGCTATAAATCATGTATTGCACGTATCCAGCAGTTAACAACAGTCAGACGATTAACAGAATGAATAACAATGATGAATGTAGTCAAGCCATCACCACAACAGCCTTGGAATAACAATGAAGTCATGAATCAATGACGATGCACAAAGTCGACTTACAGAACTCAAAATAAATTATCCTTCCGAAAACCAACAAGTATTCtaccaataataaataaaagaacattctattgtttatttaaataaaagttcCTTAATTTGTGAACATTGACCTTTGATTCGATTAGTTCAACTTATCGACATACTcagcataaaaaataaatatactttcTTGTAACTTAAATTCAGGTCTCTTTAATTGAAAAACAGTAATCATAACAATTATTAggcaatattatattaatatattaattattattcataatatttGCTGTTAATTTATTAACACGTGATACGTTTATGTTACTTTGACGGCGCTCTTCTGCAGACGATCTTTGGGTTACTTCCGACCAATCAGAATGGTGCTTACAACCGTACGACGGCGCGCACTTAGACACTACACGGCATGGCTGCTGGATTTCTTACTTAGAGTTTTTGGACCATTTTAACTtctaaaatgaatagtaaatagtaattaatttaattatataatattagtgACGAGTGTTACTCAACTTTGTGATCAGTGAGGTCTTATTTTAAGACGGTAAGATAATGCTTTTATCTTATTTTTAAGCTAGGAAGGCTAGGCCTACCATACTCAAATTCAAAAAGAATTCGACATTACTAGTATGGCGCGCGGCAGGCTGGGTAGCCACTCTATTGACCGTGCATGCCTACACGTTTTCAGCTGTCATCACTTGGATCCGCTAACGTTTAGTTGTCGATTTTTACCTTTATATTATCTATCAATCAGTACATCAATGTGACTTAGTATGTCCTAataatgttataggcctatagtatacaataataataaactataatgTGTATATACCATAATagaagatttcatacaatattGTTGTTTCTAGGGAAGTCGTCGTGTTATGTAACTAATAAACGCACACAGACACAGGCCATCGTATAGTGTAAAAGGTTTTGACAGAGCACTTTCAGAAATAAATAGCATTGATTTTAAGTCGGACAATTAACTCTAACTATAGCCAAGGTTACTTTTGTCAATGatgaatatgtattattttaatgtgttgGGGTAGTATTTCGACTTCCTGGTACATATGAGCTATATTTAAGTTACGGTTCAACCAACAATGTTGTTTTTGCCAATAATGTGTAACGGTTCTTGGAACATATTATTATTGGGGATAAATGTTCCATTTTCAGTGTGACGTCAATTATTAGAGTATACCCCCTGCAGTGATTTAATGAGCAACAAAcctaaattgtatattatttgtaaggtaaaatatataaacttgAATGTAcaacaatcacataattttCAACTAAAGAGGAATTTGTGTATTATTGTTTAAGGTGAAATATAAATAGAGGCATGGGGCGTTCATTGTGCTATGGTTTAGTGTCTGGCTGGTGGTGGTACAACAATGAAAAAACAAAGAAGGATGTATCGCCGATTTTTCATGACTAGGCCGCGCCCCCTGCGCTCTCTCTCTGGTTTGCATTGCGCGCCCTGGTGCAACACGCGCGCGCGTAAAGTGTAAAAAGAAATACACAATGTGAACGCGGCCTTGAATATGAAATTCATTCATATTTCCACACAGAAAAGTACAAAAACTCATTTGTTGccattatattattaagttttgaAAATATGTAAATCGGATAACGATCTATGattgtgtatattttttatgcCGTAATTCAACCATAGCATTTAATTCGACAACAAACGAATCGtgtgaaaaacaaattattgtcTGGTGAGTCGGTACATCAAACTCTGATGACACAGTCTTCCCAAGGAGGTTTGatatcaaatttaattatttacaaattactgtattaaaaaataaatacaattatccGCCATTGTGACGATCATTAATGTGAAAGGAATGACCGAGAATAGGCACATGTCCGAAAGTGATAAACTTGGAATaaaatttagtaaaaatgtGATGATATTGGTCAATTGTCCTAAGACACCACCGACCATATGTCTGTATTTCATTAATAAGCCTCTTCTTCTCCTTGTTAATGGTGACCTGGTCTACATTTACGTCCGTGACTGTTCATTGAACCCGCCCACAGCAGGGAGGAGTTCCACAGCCAATATATATCAATGGCAAATGTGAACACTGGGAATGAATGTACAATTATTAAACagtgttataatattttaataataataatatatagcaGCACGTCTTAAATACAAATTCAAAGCAAGTTTGTATAATATCATCATTTGAACAGTTCAGCGAATAACGTgatgtttttataggcctattatatataCAGTGATGAATCATTATAGAAATTGGTATTACCGTATTGAAAACACAGTGACCCGAACAATCTGATcttttttaggcctactttaatatAGACCTTACTGTAAAATACTAATTATTGAATAGTACGTAGGACCTCTTACCTGATATTGGTTGAAtgatatacaatacaatatgaaTAGATAGTGGTAGAACTCCACTGTATGTCTTCATATTGATCCGTGCCTTTATGTGGTAACGAGACATTTAAGCATTTACTTAGGTAGAGCCGGAAGCTGACTGGTATAAACGAATATTACAACAATCATGGCGCTGCTGGTGTAATTAATCCAAGTCTTAAGCTTTCATTTTGTACAGATTGCTTTCTTCTTCTTGTGATGCATTCCAAGCGCGATCACAATTGTACACTAACCGATGTTTGTGGTGGTGGTTTTACCTTCCTATACGCTACTACAAATTAATCTTCTCAAACGTTCCGCACGACTGAACTCAGACAATCGCGATTAGACTTCAGGTAGGGCTTAACTATACCTTGAGGGATCATCAATTTTGcaaaaaaatatctataaattgaatatttatggTGTGTttaaatggttataatagttATTATCAATAAAAGAACCAACACAAAGCGTACCTTTATAGACGTTTTATACGTTTTATATGTTAGGTACGTAACAATTATGATATCGATCCAGGATCTACGCCAAACCGTTTTGAAAAATTATGTagttgaatataaatgtattccGTGgttatttaacattattttattattattattattaaacaaatttacgcactgatcattttggttttatcAAGGTTAATAGGACATTTATgatgtaatgatgaattacgtaatacacgtataaatagactattatcccaccaaatatcaaaacgtcaatatcattatttactttccgaaaaaagttaaagaatcattatatatctaaatattatactgcttagttaatatgcttattatcattatttatactcatatactatttatgtcttacacaaaatattagttgttgtttattattgcaatctttaatctatactatatataatgtatatatagtatatactatatatatactggaattataatttatgtatacatattttttttttcatttaccaatatcggtagttatttcatttataattatcatgaaactattgaaatataatttaaataatttttataaagaagatgttagttatgttattatactgtaattttttatcctaaattatataattatatattctaggttatttttatttttttagtaatgtgttttgttatgggtccctacgagacaagtttttaacttctagaagggatccatgataataatgactaccaattactgctttatctatgttcactttaatatcttttttctattttgtatatattcattcattattatctaaataaatattatctgaatctgaatctgtTCAGTCATGTTTCAGTTTGTGGTGCAACGGGTAATGTTCAGTTTTGAGTGGTATCAgctggggttcgaacctctacggatattttttttatgaatattggtttttttttaaagagagatATTTGGAGGATTGAAAATGTCAGGCCAAGGCAAGTGGACCTTAAATCATAAACAAACGTGTATGGCATTCATTTTTCCATTAGACACCATAACACCCCGGAATGTTCCTCattttttagtactcttgggtaCGGTGGCTTCTTTTCAACGGATAAGCTTCTTTTCCACATGGGAttcttttcaagattactttTGTAAGGAGGGGAGTTTCTAGattcccgcccggaaaattgtatctttacatgatttgaatttctaataaagattaacaaaatcaaaatttaatttttaaatttaattttgtggtGTGTTCACCGCGTaggactaacaataccatcttcccCATTACACTCATGTGCATAACAACGCAGGgcttaccaaactgtttaaaatagctACAAGGTCCCCAGAAATGACACATAGTCTTTTGAAACATGATATATAAGAGTCTTCACTACCTCACCATGATTGGGgctgagcaaagacaattttgaaaaaaatatttattgaaatatgaaattaaatattaattctcCAGTTAAtctcaccatggttggggcagaGCTAAGAATGAACGCTTGTCTTCGGAAATTATGAAACGAAATATAAAAGTTTTCAGGACCAGCCATGCACTATGGTGATTGTTTCCTAAGTGTGAGACATGCAATGCACGCGGCCGTGACGGTAattcaaaaaaacaaaattatgaaatacaaaCAGAGCTAGCACACAAAAGCCTGctaactaattttaatatttctataatttagaaaacaattaGATTCATCATATCAcctttgataattataatgttaaatttcaactatccagatgcgaattTTAGGTTGGGTTTAAAAAAAACTCGACTTCATATATGCTTCAATTTTGAAGATCtgcttaaaacatatttatttatttattctaccaTGAACTTTTATTCACAACAaaatattagtaggcctacaatacaatatcttgcatgaaacGGATATTTAAAAGTACGCTATAATGTGTAACGGTAGAATTATAATTCTAAtgtaaaagattaacaaaataaaaattgaagaGTGTTGTGTGTTGATCGCGAaagactaacaataccatctttcccacagCACATGTGcacactcatttgcataacaaacgcacggcataccaaactacgatGAGATAAAATGAATTCTCTTCTAAAGAATTAATTCCCTTTTTTTACATTAAagtaaattgagggcgctaaacataaaatttaaaccatCAAAGCAGTTGGCgagagccaaaaaaaaaaagatggtaaatgtgctctccctgcctcagcactaaggccctgccacagccttttggggtcgtttccaccacatcaccagatgcattgatgttttcgcctcatgatgtgtggtggaaagggggacgttgatctgtgaaccccaaacacagtgactcgcatagccttaactctattccaccgaccagcgtgggaatcgaacccacgacatacgtgtgttaacacgacgctcagacgactgagctaactgatcattttggttttagcaaggttaataggatatttatgacgtaatgatgaattacgtaatacacgtataaatagactattatcagctgttcagtcatgtTTCAGTTTGTGGTggaacgggtaatgctcagttttgagtgctatcAGCTGGGGTTCAAACCTCGACGacggatatttttttatgaatattgtttttttttgttaagcTCACTATGGTTGGGGCAGAGCTAAGAATGAAAGCCTATTCCCCGGAAATTATGAAACGAAATATATAAGTCTTCAGGACCAGCCATACAATGTAACATGAAGCGCGTATAAGACTATACTATTGTCACTGTAGCATAACAGGTAGTGCTCTAGTAACTATAGTTGGATGGATTCTCTCAGCTCTACTAGCAGGGGTTCAAATCTCTACggatttctttttcttttattaaatataaaatgtttttcttttattttgaaagagagatatttagaGAGTCAAGTTTTTATATTTAaggtaatataatgtaaaagattaataacatcaaaattcaacagtggcgtgttgaccgccgCGAATGACTAATACTTTTAATGTCAGAAAAACAGGAATTAGAATtctcttcgttacgtgtttagaaaAGAATTATCTCATCTAATCGTAGTTTGGTATATcggcgttgttatgcaaattagtttgtGCAGGTGaagtgggaaagatggtattgttagtcattcgcgttCAACACGAATTGAACTcgttaaatatatttaaattagttacttatttctattttatatcactgtgct
This region of Antedon mediterranea chromosome 8, ecAntMedi1.1, whole genome shotgun sequence genomic DNA includes:
- the LOC140056661 gene encoding uncharacterized protein, with protein sequence MSRYHIKARINMKTYSGVLPLSIHIVLYIIQPISVAPQSISVTTPTFTTATVRETVSLECSYESTTTPQDVFIYWSKVNSKGSDLILEINYAYSSVFEPYKDRFKRHGASNNLQIKDVNLEDAGIYTCNVTIRELVPKSSTSNVELVVNDDSTNTALIAVLLVLAFFIVVALVVFLFYISRKKRRSKGSSVTDGVSCDSVEEKGLNKKFMWNDVSLDTGNQPPDPVVPSPPSPAEDNSSVTSYPCSTAFTERSVSDIWSFFSGEDRGSIAYPPATPLNRTFERGSIAYPSPTQLSGTFDWGFMGHPSGRRKANNNDSRSQKKIETKESNQTIKQQ